The nucleotide window CAAGCATGGGGAAAAGAGGTAAAAGTTGAATCAGTTGAAGAACTAATAAAAACAAATTATGATAGTCAATACGATAAAGATAATGATAGTGAACTTATATCAGTTGATTTTACTTCTAACGGAATAGTATGGATAAATAGTAAGAATAAATTAAAGGGAGACTATTATACAAGTGAAAATGAATCAAATCCTATATTTAAGGATTCAATATCAAAAATTCAATGGAAAAAAATAAAAGTAATTGAAGATGATAATGGAATGTGTGGAATAGATATATATAATCAAATGTATTGTTGGGGAATACAATCTTTTTATCGTTCTGGCTATGCAGATGGTAATACTTTTATGATACCTGTATTTAATACAAATTTGTATGATTTAGATAGAGATTTTTTAGTAGCAGAAGGTGGAGATAATTATCTTACAAACATGACATCAGATGAATGGACAACAAATGATTCAAAAAAACCATTTTTTATAAAATATCCTACATATATAGGTGGATTTAATTATGAGTTTATATTTAAATAAAAATTTAAAAGGGAAAATATGAAGAGAATAAGTATAATTTTATTGGGGTTATTTACAGCATTTAGTCTTTATGCAGAAGAACAAAATATGCAAAATATTGATAAGTTGGATGTTTTAGATCAACAATCTAAAGAGTTTTTTAAAGCAATTACAGGACTTGAAAAAGATTATTTAGAAGAACAGGTTAATACAATCAAAAATAAAGAAAATATGCCAAATCAAAATCCAGTAAATCAACCTCAAACTATTATAAAAGAGGAACCAAAATTATCCCAAGAAGATTATGAAAAAAATGTATTTACTCATCAAAATGAAATGGCAAGACTAACAACAGATTTTACAAGAACTAAAAAATTAAAAGATTTGAGAATTAAAAGTATGTACTCTTTTAATGGAAAAGATTATGTTGTTTTAGAGTTGAGTGACGAAGCAAATTCAAATAAACAAAACAATCAAAAATCAGAATTAAGTGCAAATATAGAAGGAAGATATGTAGAAGGTGATAATATTTTAGGGCATAAAATAATCGATATTAATACAAGAACAAAAAGTGTAGAGTTGTATAAAAAACTTGATGAAGAGTATGGATACACTATTTATTTAAGTAATTATGGTATATCAGTAAGTGATTTAAAGAAAACAGAAAAAAAAGAAGAAAATAAAACTACTGAGAATAATAAAAATAAAAAAATAGAAAATGAACAAGAAAAACCTACTATAAAAAAAGCTTTTGAAAATGTGCAAACAGAGACTAAATTAACAAAAGAAGAACTTTCAAATTGTTTATACACAGTAAAAAAATATAACTTAAATGTAAGAAATGAAAATGATTTAAATGCTAAAATCTTAAGAGTTTTAAAAATAAATGATCAATTTACGATTAATAAAAAAGATAAAGATTGGGTACAAATAAATACAATTTATAAAAAAATCTCAGGTGATGTGATGGATGTATCAAAAGAGAGTAACTGGGTGCAAGTAAGTGATGGAACTGTAAGTGCTACAAGTAATTGTAAATAGGAAATAAAATTGGAAAATCTATACGATTATAAATCAGAAATTTCAAAAAACATTGAAAAAATATCAAATGAAGTTTTTATATTAAAAGCAAAATATAACAAGTTTTTTAATATAGAAGAGATATTTTCTAGTGAAAATGGTGGAAAAACTAGATTAAATAGACAAATATTCAATGAAAATCATGAAAATATTCAAACATCTATTTTGGAAATAAGTTTATGTATAGATGAAATTATTGGCATTTTAAAAGAAGAAATGAAAAAGTTATTGGCAAAATATCATCAATTCGATAAAGTTGAGTTAGTAAATTTTATTTTTGATGATAAAAATTTTTTAGAAATATTAGCTTTGGATTTAGAAACTTTTGGAATAAAAGGTGAAAATAAGAAAAAATGTCTAAATGAGATAAAAGAGCTGATAAATTTAAAAAATAAAATATTCAATCTAAAATATTTTATTGATATGTTTGATACAAATATATTTGATAAATATATCAATAGATTAGGTGTTGAAGATTTAATTAATAGTACTATTATTTTTGAAATTATTGATTCTTATGCTTTACAATTTGAAGAAGTAAAAAAATTTGCAGAACAAATAACTACGTTAGGGATGTTGAATGAAAAAGTAATAAATCTAAATAGTTTTAATAATTTACTTGAACTACATAAAAGACGAGTTGATAATTATGTTTATGCAGGAATAAAATATAAGATTTTTGTTGAGTATAGTTGTGAAACAAATTTAAATAAATCAATTTATCTTAATAAAGCTTATTTGGAAAATATATTATCAGCTTTAATTGAACAATCTTCTATGGATGTTGTAAAAAAAGAGTTAAAAAAAGGAAAGATACAAAAACAAATAGATGTAAATATAACTTTAAATAAAAATACTTTCCAAATAGTAGTAAAAAATAATGGTTTTGAAGTAAGAAATATTTATAATTTGTTTCTATCAGATGTTGATAATAAATATATTTTAGAAGCTAAAAATCTTTCAAATCTAATAAATGCAAAATTTGATATTACAGTAATTGACAACGAAGGTATGCAATATACTGTAACTCAAGTTTTAAAAAATACAGTACGATAACAAAAGGATTATCCCTTTTAGTTATCTTTGAAATTTCCAATAATCTCTTTTGCTTTTTGTAAAGCTTTGTCACTGCTGTCTTTGTCAAAAGTTAAAGCAACAGCCATTCTTCTTCCTACATGACTTTGTGGTTTTCCAAATACTCTAATAATAGAATCTTTTGTAAATGAAGAATCGAAAATATCAATTTGAGGATTGAAGCTATCACCACTTGCTTTATAAGCAGCACTTGCTCCACAACCATAATTTATAAAATCAACTGGTAAACCTAAAACTGCTCTTACATGAAGTGCAAATTCGCTAGCACTTTGAGTAATCATAGTAACCATTCCAGTATCATGTGGTCTTGGACTTACTTCAGAAAAATAAACATCATCACCTTTTACAAATAGTTCAACTCCAAAAATTCCTCTTCCCCCAAGACCATCAGTAATTGTTTTTGCAATTTCTTGTGATTTTTTAACTGCAATTTCACTCATATTCATTGGTTGCCATGAGAAGATATAATCTCCATCTTTTTGAATATGTCCAATTGGTTCACAAAATACTGTATCTTTACCATTTCTAACTGTTAACATTGTAATTTCATAATCAAAAGTGATAAACTCTTCAACGATTAATTCACTAGCATCACCTCTTGCTTCTTTTGCCATTTCCCATGACTTTTCTAAATCATTTTCACTTCTTGCAACACTTTGACCATGACCTGAAGAACTCATAACAGGTTTAATAACACAAGGAAATCCAATAACATTTGCAGCTTCTTTTAAAGCTTCAAAAGTTGTTACAAATTTATATTTACTTGTTGGAAGTTTTAGTTGCTCTGCTGCAAATTCTCTGATGTTTTTTCTATTCATAGTTTTATTAACTGCATCAGCATTTGGAATTACATGAAATCCCTCTTTTTCAGCATCAAATAAAGCTTGAATATTTATAGCTTCAACCTCTGGCAAGATATAAGTTGGTTTTTCTCTTCTTATAATATCAAGAAGTTGATTTTTATCTTTCATATTGATTGTATATGATTTGTTTGCCACAAGTTGAGCTGGAGCATTGTTGTAACTATCAATAGCAATTGTTTCTATTCCTAATCTTTGAGCTTCAATAACAACTTCTTTTCCAAGTTCTCCACTTCCAAGAAGCATAATTTTTATAGAGTCAGATTTTAATGGTGCTGGAAATTTCATTTTTGTCCTTAATTTAGATTATGATTGATAAAATTGTTTATCAAAGTTTTGTAAATTGTTAACGAGGATTATATCCTTTAATATTTTTAAATACTCTTGTGCAATACCAGAATAATTTAACATTGTTTGTGAAAGTAATAGCCCATCTGGACGTTTTTTATTTTTTCTTTGTTCAAATCTTTTTTCTTGAAAGGCTTTATATGCAAAATTTCTATTTAGATTTAGCATATAAGCACTTACAGACTCTTGTAAACTTTCAAAAACTCTTACAAAATGAGAAGCTCCTAATTTTCTTTGTTTAGGAATCATTCCAAATCTAGGGTCGTAAGTCCAATGTCCAAAAATATTATTTGCTTCTTTTATAAATCTACTTTTACCCCAACCACTCTCTATTACAGCTTGTGATAAAGCAAGAGAAGGTGGAATCACATCTACTTTTTTTAGATACTCTTGTAGAGTGAAAATATTTTTTATTTTATATTTTTGTTTAATTTCAAGAAGTTTTGAGAAAGTTGAAGAATCAAAATCAATGTGTAAAATATTTGATGTTAAAACGTTTTTTATAAATTCTCTATCTTGTAAAATAATCTCATTTTCTTTCTTGACCAATTGATATAAATGTTCGAAGAAATACTCTTTTGCTTTATTGACATCGTCAATTTCATAATACTCTTTTGGTAAACCTTTCGCTAAACAATGACTTTGCATAGAAGCAACTAAACAAAATGTTAGTAAAAGTTTCTTTGAGTTATTGATTAAAAATTTTAATAAATACATAGGCCTCTTGTTAAATATTAGTTGTGAAAACTTTTTTTACAGCACCTTTAAAATAAATAGTACCATCTTTAATTGAAAGAGTTAATTGTTCATTGCTTTTTGGATAAACAAAAGCAGTATCATTTACTAATTTAAGAGTGTTTGCTCTCAAAAAACATGCAGCCATTCCTGTTCCACATGCTAAAGTTTCTCCTTCAACACCACGTTCATAGGTTCTAACTTTTATAATTCCATCTTCAATTTTTGCAAAATTTACATTTGCATTATGTTTATATCTCATTTTTGCGCATAAATTGTGTTCATATAAATTTAAATCATCAACAATAGTTACTAAATGAGGAACTCCCGTATCAACTAAATACCAAGTAAAACCTTCTTCAATAAATTCTTCATTGATAACTTTTGGAGCAGTAAGTTGTGTTTCAACTATCTCATTTTCAATAGTTGATTTTATTAAACCAGCTCCTGTTAAAAATTTTGTTTCATTAGAATTGATTAATCCATTTGTAAAAGCATAATGTGCACAAGCTCTTGTTGCATTTCCACACATAGCTGCATCACTTCCATCACTATTATAAAATAGCCATTTAAAATCTGCTTCATTAGTTGGAACTAATACAACAAATCCATCTGCACCAATTCCTTCTGTTCGATTACATAATCTAATCGCATCAGTTGAATAATCTTTTTCAACAAATGAGTGACAAATGATAAAATCATTTCCACTCGCACTATATTTTGTATATGTCATATAATTTCTCCGATGATTCGTTCTACTTCATCTTGTAAATGTTTTAAATCTTTTGAATTATCAATTACCATATCAGCAAGTCTTTTTTTCTCTTCAATATCCATTTGATTTGAGATTTTTAGTTTTGCTTCATTTTCATCTATATTATCTCGTTTCATAAGTCTTTGGATTTGTAGCTCTTTTGGAGTGTAAATAACTAAAGATTTAGAAATTGGATAATGCATTTTTTCAAAAAATAGCGGAATATCTACAAAATATGGTTTATTTTGCTCTTCAAAAATTTTTGATTCTTTGATTATCTCTTTTTTAATCAAAGGATGAAGTAGAGCTTCAAGTTTTAATTTGTTTTTTTCATTTGAAAAAATGATTTTTCCAAGTTCTTTTCTTAAAACTTTTCCATTTTCTACATACTGTTTTCCAAACATCTCAATAATCTTATCAGAGTTCTCATCTAAGAGTTTATGAGCTATTTTATCAGCATCAATAGTTAGAAAACCATGAAGCTTAAATAGGTTGCAAACAGTACTTTTACCAGTTGAAATTCCGCCTGTTAAAGCGATAGCGTTTTTAAATAAATCATTACTCATAGTATTAATTATACTATAAAAATGATTTATTTATATTAAATAGGAGAATTTTTATCTTTTAGCAATACCAGTTAAAGCTCTAAACTCATGTGCTGGAAATACAAATGAAGCATTGTGAATCTCTGCTGAATAGTAATCTAAATCATCAAGTAAATCTGCTCTTTGAAGATTTAAATCAGCAGTTGGATGATATTTTTTTGAAGCAATTATTGAAGTATTGTGTCCAAATCTAAATGGCATAGCAATCCAGAATTTTGATCCAACTAATTTCAAATCATCAAACAGTTGTTCTTCATCTTTTGAAAATGCTTTTGAAGCAAAAGCAATTAAACCATCATCTTTTAAAATTCTTTCAATATTTGCTAGCAATAATTCATCAATTTTTACATCTGTTAAAATTATTACATCAATGTTTTTTTCATTTTTTGATGTTAAAAAAGAGGCATCGCCAAATTCAATATTTGAAGTTTTACTATGTTTAGCAGCTTGTGCTTTCATATCTTCATTAGTTGTTCCAATAATTAGAACATTTGAAGCTTCTTTATGAGTACATAATGGTATATGTACCATCATTTCATTAAATGCATTATTATCTTTCATTATATATAGTCCTTAATATTTATAAACATTTTGCTATAATACCAAAAATTTTTTAAAGTAATCGTAGATTAGAAAATAGAATAAGAAAAAAGGTGAATAATGGCAACAGTTAGTTACAAAGATGCTGGAGTTGATATTGATGCTGGAAATCAGTTTGTAGAAAATATCAAACCTTATGTAAAATCAACAATGATTCCAGGAGTTCTTGGTGGAATAGGTTCTTTTGCAGGTGCATTTGAATTACCAAGTGGATATAAAAAACCCGTATTACTTTCAGGAACTGATGGGGTTGGAACAAAGTTAAAACTTGCAATTGACTCAAAAAAATTTGATACAGTAGGTATTGACTTAGTTGCTATGTGTACAAATGATTTATTATGTAACTTTGGAGAACCATTATTTTTCCTAGATTATTATGCAACTGCAAAACTTGAAGTTGAAGAAGCAACACAAGTTGTAAAAGGAATTGCAGAAGGTTGTATTAGAAGTGAGTGTGCATTAGTTGGTGGTGAAACTGCTGAAATGCCAGGAATGTATAAAGAAGGTGATTTCGATTTAGCTGGTTTTTGTGTTGGAATTGCTGAAAAAGATGAATTAAATAGAATTGATAAAATCGCAGTTGGAGATACTTTAATTGCTTTACCATCTTCTGGTGTTCATTCAAATGGATTCTCACTTGTTAGAAAACTTCTTTTAGAAAAATTAGGAATGTCTTTAAATGATGATTTCCAAGGTAAACTACTAAAAGATGTTTTATTAGAACCAACAAGAATTTATGTGAAAGAGTTCAAAGCTAATAAAGATAAAATCAATGCTTTAGCTCATATTACTGGTGGTGGAATTACTGAAAACTTACCAAGAGTTTTACCAGATAATTTTAAAGCTGTAGTTGATAGAAGTAAAATCAAAGTTTTACCAATCTTTGAATTTATGGGACAACATGTAGAACTAGAAGAGATGTATAGAACATTTAATATGGGTGTAGGAATGGTTTTAGTTGTAAACCCAGCAAATGTTGATGCAATTTTAGCTAACACTGATGGATATGTTATTGGACATATTGCTGAGGGTGCAAAAGGTGTAGAGTTTATCTAATTAAGTAAATTTAGATAAATAAAAAAGGTGAGTATAAAAACTCACCCTTTTTTTATTTTTGTATAATATTTCAGAATTTCAACTACTTTTGAAGCATAACCCCACTCATTGTCATACCAAAGTAGAAGTTTTATCATATTATTTTTTACTTCTAAATATCTAAAATCAACAATAGTTGTAAATTTTTCTTTTTTAAAATCACTTGAAACTAAAGGTTCAATATTGTTTAAAACTATTGGAAATTTTTGAGCTTTTTCATAATTTTTAAATAGTTCAATTATTTCATCTTTAGTTGAGGTTTGTTTTGTAAATAAAGTTACATTTATTGCTCCAACTGTATCTGTTGGAACTCTCAGAGAGTTAGATGAGATGAGGTCTTGATTGAATTTTTCTAAAACATAAGAACAAGCTGTTATTGTTGTTGTTTTATTAGGAATAATATTTTGAGTAGAAGAACGACCAAACTCAAAATTACACTCAACATCTCTTGTCGCACTTCCAACAAAACTTCCATCAAGAACTCTTTGATGATTAAGCAGTGGATGAATTGTTACAATATCTCCACAGATAATTTCTTTTGTTTCATCAATCAGTTTAAGTGCTGGAAGTAGGGCTGTTGCATTACATGAACTTGTTGATATGATTTTATGAATTGATGGATTAAGTTTTTTTTCATTTGCACCTAAAATCACATTTATATCAGCTTGTTTATTTGGATGAGTTAAAAATACAGCACTTACTGGAAGTTGATTTAGAAGATTAATATCTTCTTTTTTACCACTTGAATCAATAATAATATCAATATTTGTTAAATCACTTTTATCTAAAGAGTTAAAGTGTGTGATTTTTATTTTAGATTGTGAATTTTGAATATAATTATTTTCAACTATTTCAAATTTATTATCAAGTTTTCCATATGTTGAATCGTAGTTTATTGAATAAACTATATTTTCAATATATGGATTTATATCATTTATTATAACTATTTCAAAATCTTTATAATCTAGTAACTGTTTTAAAACAGCTTTACCAATTCTTCCTGCACCATTTAAAAGTACTTTTATTGCCATAATTTCTTAACCTATACAAATTTTATAATTGGTAGTATAGTTTAATTTTATTTATATAATTATTTCTTTTGCATATCTATAAATAAAATATGGCTTTTTGAAAGAGGTTTAATATTTAATTTATCAATATCTACAATTTCCATTGCATCACCATTTTCTAAAGTAACACCATTTATATTTGAACTTCCTTCAATTTGTACAAAATAGACTTGTCTATCTTTTTTTATATCAAAATCAAACTCTTTATCAAATTCACTTACATAAATATTTATATCTTGATAGATTTTAATTTTACTATCACCTTTTTGTGATGATACGATATTTAATAACTTATTAGTTCTTTCATCTTCTTTAAATCTATGTGAACCATAAAGTCTAGGTAATCCAGCTTTGGGAGGAATAATCCAAATTTGTAAAAGTCTTAAATCTTGGCTTTCATGAAGATTGTGTTCACTATGATAAATACCATCTCCTGCACTTAGATATTGAACTTCACCTCTTTTTAAAGTTTCACTATTTCCCATAGAATCTTTGTGAGTTATCTCACCATTTATAACATAAGAAATAATTTCCATATTAGAATGAGGATGCGTGTCAAATCCACTTTTTGGATGAACTATATCATCATTTAAAACTCTTAAAACTCCAAAGTTTATATTGTTCGGATTTCTATATT belongs to Arcobacter defluvii and includes:
- a CDS encoding glucosaminidase domain-containing protein, whose protein sequence is MYLLKFLINNSKKLLLTFCLVASMQSHCLAKGLPKEYYEIDDVNKAKEYFFEHLYQLVKKENEIILQDREFIKNVLTSNILHIDFDSSTFSKLLEIKQKYKIKNIFTLQEYLKKVDVIPPSLALSQAVIESGWGKSRFIKEANNIFGHWTYDPRFGMIPKQRKLGASHFVRVFESLQESVSAYMLNLNRNFAYKAFQEKRFEQRKNKKRPDGLLLSQTMLNYSGIAQEYLKILKDIILVNNLQNFDKQFYQS
- the purM gene encoding phosphoribosylformylglycinamidine cyclo-ligase, producing MATVSYKDAGVDIDAGNQFVENIKPYVKSTMIPGVLGGIGSFAGAFELPSGYKKPVLLSGTDGVGTKLKLAIDSKKFDTVGIDLVAMCTNDLLCNFGEPLFFLDYYATAKLEVEEATQVVKGIAEGCIRSECALVGGETAEMPGMYKEGDFDLAGFCVGIAEKDELNRIDKIAVGDTLIALPSSGVHSNGFSLVRKLLLEKLGMSLNDDFQGKLLKDVLLEPTRIYVKEFKANKDKINALAHITGGGITENLPRVLPDNFKAVVDRSKIKVLPIFEFMGQHVELEEMYRTFNMGVGMVLVVNPANVDAILANTDGYVIGHIAEGAKGVEFI
- the coaE gene encoding dephospho-CoA kinase (Dephospho-CoA kinase (CoaE) performs the final step in coenzyme A biosynthesis.); the protein is MSNDLFKNAIALTGGISTGKSTVCNLFKLHGFLTIDADKIAHKLLDENSDKIIEMFGKQYVENGKVLRKELGKIIFSNEKNKLKLEALLHPLIKKEIIKESKIFEEQNKPYFVDIPLFFEKMHYPISKSLVIYTPKELQIQRLMKRDNIDENEAKLKISNQMDIEEKKRLADMVIDNSKDLKHLQDEVERIIGEII
- a CDS encoding SH3 domain-containing protein — encoded protein: MKRISIILLGLFTAFSLYAEEQNMQNIDKLDVLDQQSKEFFKAITGLEKDYLEEQVNTIKNKENMPNQNPVNQPQTIIKEEPKLSQEDYEKNVFTHQNEMARLTTDFTRTKKLKDLRIKSMYSFNGKDYVVLELSDEANSNKQNNQKSELSANIEGRYVEGDNILGHKIIDINTRTKSVELYKKLDEEYGYTIYLSNYGISVSDLKKTEKKEENKTTENNKNKKIENEQEKPTIKKAFENVQTETKLTKEELSNCLYTVKKYNLNVRNENDLNAKILRVLKINDQFTINKKDKDWVQINTIYKKISGDVMDVSKESNWVQVSDGTVSATSNCK
- a CDS encoding glyceraldehyde 3-phosphate dehydrogenase NAD-binding domain-containing protein; translated protein: MAIKVLLNGAGRIGKAVLKQLLDYKDFEIVIINDINPYIENIVYSINYDSTYGKLDNKFEIVENNYIQNSQSKIKITHFNSLDKSDLTNIDIIIDSSGKKEDINLLNQLPVSAVFLTHPNKQADINVILGANEKKLNPSIHKIISTSSCNATALLPALKLIDETKEIICGDIVTIHPLLNHQRVLDGSFVGSATRDVECNFEFGRSSTQNIIPNKTTTITACSYVLEKFNQDLISSNSLRVPTDTVGAINVTLFTKQTSTKDEIIELFKNYEKAQKFPIVLNNIEPLVSSDFKKEKFTTIVDFRYLEVKNNMIKLLLWYDNEWGYASKVVEILKYYTKIKKG
- a CDS encoding spermidine synthase codes for the protein MKDNNAFNEMMVHIPLCTHKEASNVLIIGTTNEDMKAQAAKHSKTSNIEFGDASFLTSKNEKNIDVIILTDVKIDELLLANIERILKDDGLIAFASKAFSKDEEQLFDDLKLVGSKFWIAMPFRFGHNTSIIASKKYHPTADLNLQRADLLDDLDYYSAEIHNASFVFPAHEFRALTGIAKR
- a CDS encoding pirin family protein — protein: MLRKLPKEKMGTSNLGWLESRFHFSFAEYRNPNNINFGVLRVLNDDIVHPKSGFDTHPHSNMEIISYVINGEITHKDSMGNSETLKRGEVQYLSAGDGIYHSEHNLHESQDLRLLQIWIIPPKAGLPRLYGSHRFKEDERTNKLLNIVSSQKGDSKIKIYQDINIYVSEFDKEFDFDIKKDRQVYFVQIEGSSNINGVTLENGDAMEIVDIDKLNIKPLSKSHILFIDMQKK
- the dapF gene encoding diaminopimelate epimerase; this encodes MTYTKYSASGNDFIICHSFVEKDYSTDAIRLCNRTEGIGADGFVVLVPTNEADFKWLFYNSDGSDAAMCGNATRACAHYAFTNGLINSNETKFLTGAGLIKSTIENEIVETQLTAPKVINEEFIEEGFTWYLVDTGVPHLVTIVDDLNLYEHNLCAKMRYKHNANVNFAKIEDGIIKVRTYERGVEGETLACGTGMAACFLRANTLKLVNDTAFVYPKSNEQLTLSIKDGTIYFKGAVKKVFTTNI
- the purT gene encoding formate-dependent phosphoribosylglycinamide formyltransferase; this encodes MKFPAPLKSDSIKIMLLGSGELGKEVVIEAQRLGIETIAIDSYNNAPAQLVANKSYTINMKDKNQLLDIIRREKPTYILPEVEAINIQALFDAEKEGFHVIPNADAVNKTMNRKNIREFAAEQLKLPTSKYKFVTTFEALKEAANVIGFPCVIKPVMSSSGHGQSVARSENDLEKSWEMAKEARGDASELIVEEFITFDYEITMLTVRNGKDTVFCEPIGHIQKDGDYIFSWQPMNMSEIAVKKSQEIAKTITDGLGGRGIFGVELFVKGDDVYFSEVSPRPHDTGMVTMITQSASEFALHVRAVLGLPVDFINYGCGASAAYKASGDSFNPQIDIFDSSFTKDSIIRVFGKPQSHVGRRMAVALTFDKDSSDKALQKAKEIIGNFKDN